A window from Streptomyces sp. NBC_00335 encodes these proteins:
- a CDS encoding DUF1304 domain-containing protein has product MHTVATILIGLVAALHAYILVLEMFLWQRPPGRALHGFDADTARLTAPLAANQGLYNGFLAAGLVWSLVIDSLATQIFFLVCVIVAGVYGAATANRRILFAQALPGALALGAALLAR; this is encoded by the coding sequence GTGCACACGGTCGCAACGATCCTCATCGGCCTCGTCGCCGCACTGCACGCGTACATCCTGGTCCTGGAGATGTTCCTGTGGCAGCGACCGCCCGGCCGCGCCCTGCACGGCTTCGACGCCGACACGGCCCGCCTGACCGCCCCGCTCGCCGCCAACCAGGGCCTCTACAACGGATTCCTGGCCGCCGGCCTGGTCTGGTCCCTCGTCATCGATTCGCTCGCCACGCAGATCTTCTTCCTCGTCTGCGTGATCGTCGCCGGGGTGTACGGGGCCGCGACCGCCAACCGCCGCATCCTCTTCGCCCAGGCCCTGCCCGGCGCCCTCGCCCTGGGCGCGGCGCTGCTCGCCCGATGA
- a CDS encoding kinase, with translation MTGTPDTRLIVLRGNSAAGKSSVAEGIRDRHGRGLALVGQDNLRRVVLRERDTPGAANIGLIGSVARYALDHGFHVIVEGILYADRYGPMLDALRRAHRGPTHFYYLDVPFEETLRRHAHKPQAAEFGEAQMREWYRPLDLLPGDWESVIGAEHSLEDTVTRVMSETGLGVEA, from the coding sequence ATGACCGGCACGCCGGACACCCGGCTGATCGTGCTGCGCGGCAACTCCGCCGCGGGCAAGTCCTCCGTGGCGGAGGGCATTCGCGACCGCCACGGGCGGGGCCTCGCGCTCGTGGGCCAGGACAACCTGCGCCGCGTCGTCCTGCGCGAGCGGGACACCCCCGGCGCCGCGAACATCGGACTCATCGGCAGCGTGGCGCGCTACGCGCTGGACCACGGCTTCCACGTGATCGTCGAGGGGATCCTCTACGCGGACCGCTACGGCCCGATGCTCGACGCCCTGCGCCGGGCCCACCGCGGGCCGACGCACTTCTACTACCTCGACGTGCCGTTCGAGGAGACCCTGCGACGGCACGCGCACAAGCCGCAGGCCGCGGAGTTCGGCGAGGCGCAGATGCGCGAGTGGTACCGGCCCCTCGACCTGCTGCCCGGCGACTGGGAGAGCGTCATCGGGGCGGAGCACTCGCTGGAGGACACCGTCACCCGGGTCATGTCCGAGACCGGGCTGGGTGTGGAGGCGTGA
- a CDS encoding cold-shock protein, producing the protein MATGIVKWFNSEKGFGFIQQDDGGPDVFVHFSAIQSSGFKALEEGQKVEYDVTQGPKGPQAERVVTL; encoded by the coding sequence ATGGCAACTGGCATCGTGAAGTGGTTCAACTCGGAGAAGGGCTTCGGCTTCATCCAGCAGGACGACGGCGGTCCCGACGTGTTCGTGCACTTCTCCGCCATCCAGTCCAGCGGCTTCAAGGCGCTGGAGGAGGGGCAGAAGGTCGAGTACGACGTCACGCAGGGGCCGAAGGGTCCCCAGGCGGAGCGGGTGGTCACCCTCTAG
- a CDS encoding HGxxPAAW family protein — translation MSAHGHVDLGHTVAGWTGTAIALVGSTVAGAALCASWAPGIWIGLGVVVAAGVTTWLLHLAGWGKPSGPRPEGQWDWRVRDTVARTGHADCLGCRVSGPRRGAAAALGSRSAASLPAVDGSA, via the coding sequence ATGAGCGCTCACGGCCACGTGGACCTCGGCCACACGGTGGCGGGCTGGACCGGCACCGCGATCGCCCTGGTGGGAAGCACGGTCGCGGGCGCGGCCCTGTGCGCCTCTTGGGCGCCCGGCATCTGGATCGGCCTGGGGGTCGTCGTGGCGGCGGGGGTCACCACCTGGCTCCTGCACCTCGCCGGCTGGGGCAAGCCGAGCGGTCCCCGGCCGGAGGGTCAATGGGACTGGCGGGTCCGCGACACCGTCGCGCGCACGGGCCACGCCGACTGCCTCGGCTGCCGGGTCAGCGGGCCGCGGCGAGGTGCCGCAGCAGCCCTCGGCTCTCGATCCGCCGCGTCGTTGCCCGCTGTGGATGGCAGCGCATGA
- a CDS encoding SRPBCC family protein codes for MSETAITYTVYVQADPARVWQALTEPAFTRRYWGLDFETDWRVGSTMDWVERGARTSDPEQVVLECVPERLLSYTWHTFTPQWAASVGIGEELRAELARERRTKVTYEIEPVGDTLARLTILHEGFEPGGTLIGMCGRAWPMLASSLKTLLETGAPLPEQGHANDQGSGGYESHGG; via the coding sequence ATGAGCGAGACTGCGATCACCTACACCGTGTACGTCCAGGCCGACCCCGCGCGGGTGTGGCAGGCCCTGACCGAGCCCGCGTTCACCCGCCGCTACTGGGGACTCGACTTCGAGACCGACTGGCGGGTGGGCTCGACGATGGACTGGGTGGAGCGCGGGGCGCGGACGAGCGATCCGGAGCAGGTGGTGCTGGAGTGCGTACCGGAGCGGCTGCTCTCCTACACCTGGCACACCTTCACCCCGCAGTGGGCCGCCTCCGTGGGCATCGGCGAGGAGCTGCGCGCCGAACTGGCCCGCGAGCGGCGCACGAAGGTGACGTACGAGATCGAGCCGGTCGGCGACACGCTGGCTCGGCTCACCATCCTCCACGAGGGCTTCGAACCGGGCGGCACCCTCATCGGCATGTGCGGGCGCGCCTGGCCGATGCTCGCGTCCAGCCTCAAGACCCTCCTGGAGACCGGAGCCCCCCTCCCGGAGCAGGGCCACGCGAACGACCAGGGCTCCGGCGGCTACGAGAGCCACGGGGGCTGA
- a CDS encoding DEAD/DEAH box helicase — MKNPSPHGRFGIKPGAKAGPKGGAKGGGKTPRTLGPQGEYSMPRTTTPALPPVESFSELGLPPELVTTMADQGVSEPFPIQAATLPNSLAGRDILGRGRTGSGKTLAFGLAMLARTAGQQADPKRPLALVLVPTRELAQQVTEALAPYAQALKLRLATVVGGLSIGKQTGALRTGAEIVVATPGRLSDLIGRRDVHLERVKVVVLDEADQMCDMGFMPQVTEILDQCHHAGQRMLFSATLDRNVDQLVQRYLKDPVGHSVDPQSASVSTMDHHVLHIHAADKVSAATEIAAREGRVLMFLDTKHGVDQFVKHLRAMGVRAEGLHSGKSQPQRTRTLGQFKDGLLNVLVATNVAARGIHIEDLDLVVNVDPPADSKDYLHRGGRTARAGESGKVVTLVTPNQRRDIVRLMADAKIRPTITQVRSGEAALSRITGAKAPSGVPLAGAAATDAKGRPSGSDLGFRGIGTRPGRPGKGKESRKTIEARQAAEARAAARVRRGTK; from the coding sequence ATGAAGAACCCGTCACCTCATGGGCGCTTCGGCATCAAGCCCGGAGCGAAGGCAGGCCCGAAGGGCGGTGCGAAGGGCGGCGGGAAGACCCCCCGGACCCTCGGCCCCCAGGGCGAGTACTCAATGCCCCGGACGACCACGCCGGCGCTGCCGCCGGTGGAGTCCTTCTCGGAGCTCGGCCTGCCCCCTGAGCTGGTGACGACGATGGCCGACCAGGGGGTGTCGGAGCCGTTCCCCATCCAGGCGGCGACCCTCCCCAACTCCCTGGCGGGCCGCGACATCCTCGGCCGCGGGCGGACCGGCTCGGGCAAGACGCTCGCCTTCGGGCTGGCCATGCTGGCCCGTACGGCGGGGCAGCAGGCCGATCCGAAGCGGCCGCTCGCGCTGGTCCTCGTACCGACCCGCGAGCTGGCGCAGCAGGTGACCGAGGCCCTGGCCCCGTACGCGCAGGCCCTGAAGCTGCGCCTGGCCACGGTCGTCGGCGGACTGTCCATCGGCAAGCAGACGGGCGCGCTGCGCACCGGAGCCGAGATCGTGGTGGCCACCCCGGGGCGGCTCAGCGACCTCATCGGCCGGCGCGACGTGCACCTGGAGCGCGTGAAGGTCGTCGTCCTCGACGAGGCCGACCAGATGTGCGACATGGGCTTCATGCCGCAGGTCACCGAGATCCTCGACCAGTGCCACCACGCCGGCCAGCGCATGCTGTTCTCGGCCACCCTGGACCGCAACGTGGACCAGCTGGTGCAGCGGTACCTGAAGGACCCGGTCGGCCACTCCGTGGACCCGCAGTCGGCCTCGGTGTCCACGATGGACCACCACGTGCTGCACATCCACGCGGCCGACAAGGTCTCGGCCGCGACCGAGATCGCGGCGCGCGAGGGCCGGGTGCTGATGTTCCTGGACACCAAGCACGGCGTCGACCAGTTCGTGAAGCACCTGCGGGCCATGGGCGTGCGCGCGGAGGGCCTGCACAGCGGCAAGTCGCAGCCGCAGCGCACCCGGACGCTCGGGCAGTTCAAGGACGGCCTGCTGAACGTCCTGGTCGCCACCAACGTCGCCGCGCGCGGCATCCACATCGAGGACCTCGACCTCGTGGTCAACGTGGACCCGCCGGCCGACAGCAAGGACTACCTGCACCGGGGCGGCCGCACCGCGCGGGCCGGCGAGTCCGGCAAGGTCGTCACCCTGGTCACCCCGAACCAGCGGCGCGACATCGTCCGGCTGATGGCCGACGCCAAGATCCGGCCGACCATCACCCAGGTCCGCTCCGGCGAGGCCGCGCTGAGCCGGATCACCGGCGCGAAGGCCCCCTCCGGCGTGCCGCTGGCCGGCGCCGCGGCCACCGACGCCAAGGGCCGGCCCTCGGGCTCGGACCTCGGCTTCCGCGGGATCGGCACGCGGCCCGGGCGGCCCGGCAAGGGCAAGGAGTCCCGCAAGACCATCGAGGCCCGGCAGGCCGCCGAGGCCCGTGCGGCGGCGCGGGTGCGGCGCGGCACGAAGTAG
- a CDS encoding 2-oxoglutarate and iron-dependent oxygenase domain-containing protein, translating to MGELATFRVPARITGTTADIMLGGAMVRAWQRDGIFQVSADGRQEARTRAALAASRRFFARPAAEKAACVNDTSYSGYTASGKEVTAGRPDASEIFTITPDIAPTSAAGLPCHGPVPWPSPGYRAAMEAYLAGVGGLGQRLLRLVALGLGLGPAGIDRLAGPTRDGWHHMRVLRFPAAERTAERGIGAHTDYGLLVIAAQDEVGGLWVRPPVPGEHRPRNWLPGESTAGFAEDRPGWTPVRPVARVLTVFPGDILQFMTGGALLSTPHRVRLADRERYALAYFHEPRFGARIRPLDPTRSQRGGGGAGEAEVIHYGEHFTRMFMRCHPQRATTRRIESRGLLRHLAAAR from the coding sequence ATGGGCGAGCTCGCGACGTTCCGGGTGCCGGCTCGGATCACGGGAACGACGGCGGACATCATGCTCGGCGGGGCGATGGTCCGCGCCTGGCAGCGCGACGGGATCTTCCAAGTGTCCGCCGACGGGAGACAGGAGGCCCGCACGCGGGCCGCGCTGGCGGCGAGCCGGCGGTTCTTCGCCCGGCCGGCGGCGGAGAAGGCCGCGTGCGTCAACGACACCTCCTACAGCGGGTACACCGCCTCGGGCAAGGAGGTGACGGCAGGCCGGCCGGACGCCTCGGAGATCTTCACCATCACCCCCGACATCGCTCCAACATCGGCCGCCGGCCTGCCCTGCCACGGTCCGGTCCCCTGGCCCTCCCCCGGCTACCGCGCGGCCATGGAGGCCTACCTGGCGGGTGTCGGCGGGCTCGGCCAACGGCTCCTGCGGCTCGTGGCCCTCGGGCTCGGCCTCGGACCGGCCGGCATCGACCGGCTCGCCGGGCCGACCCGCGACGGCTGGCACCACATGCGGGTGCTGCGCTTCCCCGCCGCGGAGCGGACCGCGGAGCGCGGGATCGGCGCCCACACCGACTACGGACTCCTGGTGATCGCCGCCCAGGACGAGGTGGGCGGGCTCTGGGTACGACCCCCGGTGCCGGGCGAACACCGCCCGCGCAACTGGCTGCCGGGCGAGAGCACGGCGGGCTTCGCCGAGGACCGGCCCGGCTGGACCCCCGTACGGCCAGTGGCGCGGGTGCTGACGGTCTTCCCCGGGGACATCCTCCAGTTCATGACCGGCGGCGCGCTGCTGTCCACGCCGCACCGGGTGCGGCTCGCGGACCGGGAGCGGTACGCCCTCGCCTACTTCCACGAGCCGCGCTTCGGCGCCCGGATCCGCCCCCTCGACCCGACGCGGTCACAGCGGGGCGGGGGCGGCGCCGGGGAGGCCGAGGTGATCCACTACGGGGAGCACTTCACCCGGATGTTCATGCGCTGCCATCCACAGCGGGCAACGACGCGGCGGATCGAGAGCCGAGGGCTGCTGCGGCACCTCGCCGCGGCCCGCTGA
- a CDS encoding TetR/AcrR family transcriptional regulator encodes MTSGEQDGRPPAGPGAAAGGHAAADADTAPRTDPRTARTKARLRESLLAECADRPLAEVGVSMVVRRAGVGRATFYLHYEDLTALAVDACADVVHAAVDALHAWQTDPSALPPARPPAALASFLGGAADRAPLYRALLLPGGGGPLGERLYRELRERSRAERAAVGAPRPELVASAVAATFTAVLADWLHGALPAGPADPAELADRIWLLLVALHRAG; translated from the coding sequence ATGACCTCCGGCGAGCAGGACGGGCGGCCGCCCGCCGGACCGGGCGCGGCCGCCGGCGGGCACGCCGCCGCGGATGCCGATACCGCCCCCCGCACCGACCCCCGCACCGCCCGCACCAAGGCCCGGCTGCGCGAGAGCCTCCTCGCCGAGTGCGCGGACCGGCCGCTCGCCGAGGTCGGCGTCTCCATGGTGGTGCGCCGGGCGGGCGTCGGCCGGGCCACGTTCTACCTGCACTACGAGGACCTCACCGCGCTCGCGGTGGACGCGTGCGCCGACGTCGTGCACGCGGCGGTCGACGCCCTGCACGCCTGGCAGACCGATCCGTCGGCGCTCCCCCCGGCCCGGCCCCCGGCCGCGCTGGCGTCTTTCCTCGGGGGCGCGGCCGACCGGGCCCCGCTCTACCGCGCCCTGCTCCTGCCGGGCGGCGGCGGCCCGCTCGGCGAACGCCTGTACCGGGAGCTGCGCGAGCGCAGCCGGGCCGAGCGAGCCGCGGTGGGCGCCCCGCGCCCCGAGCTGGTCGCTTCGGCCGTGGCGGCCACCTTCACCGCCGTGCTCGCGGACTGGCTGCACGGCGCCCTCCCCGCCGGCCCGGCGGACCCGGCCGAGCTGGCGGACCGGATCTGGCTGCTCCTCGTAGCCCTGCACCGGGCGGGGTGA
- a CDS encoding NUDIX domain-containing protein codes for MPQLTDEDVTQDTGASPATPEARSHTQSGAEAGARSEASDQAGAQSEAQAQPPAQAQPPAQATRPGTWMTPEEYGASRATLWTGAVVLVTDADGRVLVQSVDYRPDRLLPGGAVDAGEAPAAAAAREMYEELGVEGRYPRGLAVDWIPADAPGMPPGMGFPGEILHVFDGGTWTRDRIDSVRLPAQEITGIHFAEPAELPALMDAGDARRALSALRARINGGGAALLEDGRPTAPTALDRLGVLRSRRVPLHGTWHPGPVPGHLTPRDPAGWLFAPDGRVLLLVARATGAAHLPSPTAGRTAAALPLGYRYADQGAHPRTAARLTALPPGPDPAYARLLATPEQVRELSDWGPAGHEELAAVYAARAHLSLPQPPRTPPTELPAEGCHW; via the coding sequence ATGCCGCAGCTGACCGACGAGGACGTGACGCAGGACACGGGCGCATCCCCGGCCACACCGGAGGCCCGGTCCCACACCCAGTCCGGGGCCGAGGCCGGGGCCCGGTCCGAGGCTTCGGACCAAGCCGGGGCCCAGTCCGAGGCCCAGGCTCAACCCCCGGCCCAGGCCCAACCCCCGGCCCAGGCCACCCGTCCGGGCACCTGGATGACCCCGGAGGAGTACGGCGCCTCCCGCGCCACGCTCTGGACCGGCGCGGTCGTCCTCGTCACCGATGCCGACGGCCGCGTCCTCGTCCAGAGCGTCGACTACCGCCCCGACCGGCTGCTGCCCGGCGGCGCGGTGGACGCCGGCGAGGCACCGGCCGCGGCGGCCGCCCGCGAGATGTACGAGGAGCTCGGCGTCGAAGGCCGCTACCCGCGCGGCCTCGCCGTCGACTGGATCCCGGCCGACGCACCCGGCATGCCGCCCGGGATGGGCTTCCCCGGCGAGATCCTGCACGTCTTCGACGGCGGCACCTGGACCCGGGACCGCATCGACTCCGTCCGCCTCCCCGCACAGGAGATCACCGGCATCCACTTCGCCGAGCCGGCCGAGCTGCCCGCCCTGATGGACGCGGGAGACGCCCGCCGCGCCCTGTCCGCGCTGCGGGCCCGGATCAACGGAGGCGGCGCCGCCCTGCTGGAAGACGGCCGCCCCACCGCCCCCACCGCGCTCGACCGGCTCGGCGTCCTGCGCAGCCGCCGCGTCCCGCTGCACGGCACCTGGCACCCGGGTCCCGTCCCCGGGCACCTGACGCCACGGGACCCCGCAGGCTGGCTCTTCGCCCCCGACGGGCGCGTCCTGCTGCTCGTCGCCCGCGCCACCGGCGCCGCCCACCTCCCCTCCCCGACGGCGGGCCGCACCGCGGCCGCGCTCCCGCTCGGGTACCGGTACGCCGACCAGGGCGCCCACCCGCGCACCGCGGCCCGGCTCACGGCGCTGCCCCCGGGCCCGGACCCGGCGTACGCCCGGCTGCTGGCCACCCCCGAACAGGTCCGCGAACTCAGCGACTGGGGCCCGGCGGGCCACGAGGAACTCGCCGCCGTGTACGCCGCCCGCGCCCACCTGTCCCTCCCGCAGCCGCCCCGCACCCCGCCGACGGAACTCCCCGCGGAGGGCTGCCACTGGTGA
- a CDS encoding VanW family protein has protein sequence MRRAPRTGTPAATGKRWTVPGVAGVAGGVAVLGFGGLYAAGLLLAGDDVASGTKVRGIDIGGMSRAEARQTLNRELGPSAAAPLALRIGERTEQAQPASLGLSLDTGATVDRAARSGADPVSVIGRLFSSGDPDVEPAVRLDERAARAALDELGAKTRQEAREGSVSFEKGKAKAVAPVTGTDLDVDGSLGVLRSSYTRPADGQPVVLPVRTTEPRVGQQETQRALKEFAEPAVSAPVTLTVEGKRIPVGPAVLAKHLTLKDDGQGRLAPRLDSKALLADPQLAGPLRRATPGPVEAKLRTDSAGAVSVAEEGRAGRRVAVEGLSAAVLTLLTRTGAAERTGEVATEEVQPKLTANTVGQLGIKEEVSSFTVGFEKAPYRTTNIGRAAELINGSLVLPDETWSFNRRVGERTKENGFVDGLIINNGQYEKAAGGGVSAVATTVFNAMFFSGVKPVEYGAHSFYIERYPEGREATVAWGSLDLRFANDSGKALYIRAEATDTSITITFLGTKRYDEIRAAKGPRTNVKPPATRTDNGPKCEPQSPLEGFDVAVDRVFVKGGQEVKRETMKTRYTPRDSVTCG, from the coding sequence ATGCGACGCGCACCCCGTACGGGCACCCCGGCGGCCACCGGCAAACGGTGGACCGTCCCGGGCGTGGCCGGCGTGGCCGGCGGCGTCGCGGTCCTCGGCTTCGGTGGGCTGTACGCCGCGGGTCTGCTGCTGGCGGGCGACGACGTGGCCTCCGGTACGAAGGTGCGCGGCATCGACATAGGCGGGATGAGCCGCGCCGAGGCCCGGCAGACCCTGAACCGTGAGCTCGGCCCGTCCGCCGCGGCCCCGCTGGCACTGCGGATAGGAGAGCGGACCGAGCAGGCGCAGCCGGCAAGCCTCGGTCTGTCCCTGGACACCGGCGCCACCGTCGACCGGGCCGCCCGGTCCGGCGCCGACCCCGTCAGCGTGATCGGCCGGCTGTTCTCCTCCGGTGATCCCGACGTTGAGCCCGCGGTCCGGCTCGACGAGAGGGCGGCCCGCGCCGCCTTGGACGAACTCGGCGCGAAGACCCGGCAGGAGGCCCGGGAGGGCTCGGTCTCCTTCGAGAAGGGCAAGGCCAAGGCGGTGGCCCCGGTCACCGGTACCGACCTCGACGTCGACGGCTCCCTCGGCGTGCTCCGCTCGTCCTACACCCGGCCGGCGGACGGGCAGCCCGTCGTGCTGCCCGTACGGACCACGGAGCCCCGCGTCGGGCAGCAGGAGACGCAGCGGGCCCTGAAGGAGTTCGCCGAACCCGCGGTGTCCGCGCCCGTCACCCTGACCGTGGAGGGCAAGCGCATACCCGTCGGCCCGGCCGTCCTCGCCAAGCACCTCACCCTCAAGGACGACGGGCAGGGCCGCCTCGCGCCCCGCCTCGACTCCAAGGCGCTGCTCGCCGACCCGCAGCTGGCCGGTCCGCTGCGCCGGGCCACGCCCGGACCCGTGGAGGCGAAGCTTCGTACGGACTCCGCCGGCGCGGTCTCCGTCGCCGAGGAGGGCCGGGCCGGACGCCGGGTCGCCGTAGAGGGCCTGTCCGCCGCCGTGCTGACGCTGCTGACGCGGACGGGCGCGGCGGAGCGTACGGGCGAGGTCGCCACGGAGGAGGTCCAGCCGAAGCTGACCGCGAACACGGTCGGACAGCTGGGCATCAAGGAGGAGGTGTCCTCCTTCACCGTCGGCTTCGAGAAGGCCCCGTACCGCACGACGAACATCGGTCGGGCCGCGGAGCTCATCAACGGTTCGCTCGTGCTGCCCGACGAGACCTGGAGCTTCAACCGCCGGGTCGGCGAGCGCACGAAGGAGAACGGTTTCGTCGACGGCCTGATCATCAACAACGGCCAGTACGAGAAGGCCGCGGGCGGCGGCGTTTCGGCGGTGGCCACCACGGTCTTCAACGCGATGTTCTTCTCCGGGGTCAAGCCCGTCGAGTACGGAGCGCACTCCTTCTACATCGAGCGCTATCCGGAGGGCCGCGAGGCCACCGTGGCGTGGGGCAGCCTGGACCTGCGCTTCGCCAACGACTCGGGCAAGGCCCTGTACATCCGGGCCGAGGCGACCGACACCTCGATCACCATCACCTTCCTGGGCACGAAGCGGTACGACGAGATCCGCGCGGCCAAGGGTCCGCGGACGAACGTCAAGCCGCCCGCCACCCGCACGGACAACGGCCCGAAGTGCGAACCGCAGTCCCCGCTGGAGGGCTTCGACGTCGCCGTCGACCGGGTGTTCGTGAAGGGCGGGCAAGAGGTCAAGCGGGAGACGATGAAGACCCGTTACACCCCGAGGGACAGCGTGACCTGCGGCTGA
- a CDS encoding MarR family transcriptional regulator: MQGKPRPAATVQEALSRMDRYVALGIVGQQEVAQLLGLNVTDLTCLGHILGAGKDPLGAGDLAELTNLTTGAVTGVLNRLERAGYASRQPDPADRRRVRVVAEPAAAARIFAVYEPFYARLGAVFAEYTPDEIAVIADWFGRATAEVTAHLDRVRAGELGPVTP, translated from the coding sequence GTGCAGGGCAAGCCCCGCCCCGCGGCCACGGTCCAGGAGGCGCTGTCGCGCATGGACCGGTACGTCGCCCTCGGCATCGTCGGCCAGCAGGAGGTGGCGCAGCTCCTGGGGCTGAACGTCACCGACCTGACCTGCCTCGGCCACATCCTGGGCGCCGGAAAGGACCCGCTCGGTGCGGGCGACCTCGCCGAGCTGACCAACCTCACCACCGGCGCGGTGACCGGGGTGCTCAACCGTCTGGAGCGCGCCGGGTACGCGAGCCGGCAGCCCGATCCCGCCGACCGCCGCCGGGTACGGGTGGTCGCGGAGCCGGCCGCCGCCGCGCGGATCTTCGCCGTCTACGAGCCCTTCTACGCCCGGCTCGGCGCGGTCTTCGCCGAATACACCCCTGACGAGATCGCCGTCATCGCCGACTGGTTCGGGCGGGCGACGGCCGAGGTCACCGCCCATCTGGACCGGGTACGGGCCGGGGAACTCGGGCCGGTGACCCCGTAG
- a CDS encoding BtrH N-terminal domain-containing protein — protein sequence MTAHVYEDFAPGSHREATLIRHALGSVHEEALVAGLAGGIGFMYFVFEYAGRPPMPTIVAQAHPDPWVQVALGRLRIPYEATRSAKPRWHRVEAALDAGAPVLCTVDRSALPWHGPAPMAELAAADPYVVALVGYGGDTFHVDDPAAALDGAGGPYAIGREEFGAAWSGHKKGRHQMVVTTGKPAGEPDLDAAIAATVSRLTGPVLGNHFDVNFGFSGMEKFAAQLRDTSTKTGWERRFATPEAFALGTQRLSACLEEEWTAPGATRPLYADFLDLAGHGEAAGLFRDSGRQWSRLAELARAADPEADAAGRRELFDACAELVDGALVLERQAVALLPQAAPAE from the coding sequence ATGACTGCGCACGTATATGAAGACTTCGCCCCCGGAAGCCACCGCGAGGCCACGCTGATCCGGCACGCGCTCGGCAGCGTGCACGAAGAGGCCCTGGTCGCGGGCCTGGCGGGCGGTATCGGCTTCATGTACTTCGTGTTCGAGTACGCCGGCCGGCCGCCGATGCCGACGATCGTCGCCCAGGCCCACCCCGACCCCTGGGTCCAGGTCGCCCTCGGCCGCCTGCGCATCCCCTACGAGGCCACGCGCAGCGCCAAGCCCCGCTGGCACCGGGTCGAGGCCGCGCTCGACGCCGGGGCCCCGGTGCTCTGCACCGTCGACCGGTCCGCCCTGCCCTGGCACGGCCCCGCCCCGATGGCCGAGCTGGCCGCCGCCGATCCGTATGTGGTGGCCCTGGTCGGCTACGGCGGGGACACCTTCCACGTCGACGACCCGGCGGCCGCCCTGGACGGGGCCGGGGGTCCGTACGCGATCGGCCGCGAGGAGTTCGGCGCCGCCTGGTCCGGACACAAGAAGGGCCGCCATCAGATGGTGGTGACCACCGGGAAGCCCGCCGGCGAGCCCGACCTGGACGCGGCGATCGCCGCCACCGTCTCCCGCCTCACCGGGCCGGTGCTCGGCAACCACTTCGACGTCAACTTCGGCTTCTCCGGCATGGAGAAGTTCGCCGCGCAGTTGCGCGACACCAGCACCAAGACCGGCTGGGAACGCCGCTTCGCCACGCCCGAGGCCTTCGCGCTGGGCACGCAGCGGCTCTCCGCCTGCCTGGAGGAGGAGTGGACCGCCCCGGGCGCCACCCGGCCGCTCTACGCGGACTTCCTCGACCTCGCCGGACACGGGGAGGCGGCCGGGCTCTTCCGTGACTCCGGGAGGCAGTGGTCGCGGCTCGCGGAGCTGGCCCGCGCGGCGGACCCCGAGGCGGACGCCGCGGGACGGCGGGAGCTCTTCGACGCCTGCGCCGAGCTCGTGGACGGCGCCCTGGTGCTGGAGCGGCAGGCGGTGGCGCTGCTGCCGCAGGCGGCGCCCGCCGAGTAA